A segment of the Catenuloplanes nepalensis genome:
CCCCAGACGGACGCGTGCACGCTGAAGACCACGATGATCGCGGCAGCCGGCCACGGCGTCGTGACCCGTGCCAGCGTCAGGTGCGTGGCGACCTCGATGATCAGGCCGGCACGCAGCACGGCCGCGGCGCCGAACCGGCGGGTGAGCCGGGTGGCGATCAAGGTGCCGAGCAGCCCGCCGACGGCGAACGCGGTCAGCAGCAGGCCGTATCCGGTCTCGGCCAGGCCGAGGCGGTCCCGGCAGTAGAGCACGAAGACGGCGAACGCGGCGCTGAACGCGATGTTCCCGAACCCCATGCTGACCGCCAGCGTCCGCAGTAGCCGATGCCGCCACAGCCACCGCAGCCCTTCCCCGATCGCCGCCCGCATCGAGCCCTGGTGGAGCGGCGCGCCCTCCACCGCGGCCGGGACCGGGCGGAGACCCGCGATGAGCGCGGCGGAGATCGCGAACGTCAGCGCGTCCACGCCGAACGGCACCGCCGCCGACACCACGAACAGCCACGCACCCAGCGGTTTCGCCACGAACTGGTTGCCGATCGTGAACGTCGCGTAGAGCCGGGCGTTCGCGGCCGGCAGGTCGTCCACCGGCACCGTCGACGGCAGCAGCGCGCCCGTCGCGGTGTCGGCGAGCGTCTCACCCGTACCCAGGAGGAAGAGAACCGTGTAGATCAGCGGCACCGTGACCGTGCCGCCGGCCACCGCGAGCGTGAGGGCCGACAGCGCCAGCGCGCGCATCAGGTTCACCGCCACCACCAGCCGGCGCCGATCCAGCCGGTCCACGAACGCGCCACTGACCAGCGCGAAGAGCAGCCACGGCAGCTGTTGTACGAATACGGCCCCGGCGATCGCGGCCGGGCTGCCACTGACGGACGCGACGAGCAGCGGCCCGGCCGCCATGGTCACGCCGTCGCCGATGTTGGAGACCGCGGACGCGGTCCAGAGCCGCGCGAAGTCGCGACTCAGAAAAAAGGCACGCAAAGGAGCTCCTCGAACCAGGGGAGAAAACGGTCACCGAAGGACCGCTCCACGGCGAGGAGCAGCGGCGCTGTCGATCAGCGCGCGGCGTGCCCTCGCGGTGCAGCGGGGACCGTCACCTCGTGCGTGCGCATCTCGGCTCCTGACTCTCGGCAAACAAAGAACATCAACGATCCGCCACGGTACGGACGGAGCCGCCCGCCATATGACCGAACGGCCGACATGCAATGTTGGCTCAGAAGAGCCGGCCACGGTAGGGGTGCGTGCGCCCCCACGTCTCCTCCCACAGCGTCAGCTCGAACGCGCACTGCTTCGGGCCGGCCGCGGTCGCGATGAAGTGCCAGTAGTCCCGGGCGATGTCCCGCACCTCGCCGAGGCTGTAGGTGCCGGCTCCACCCGAGGCTGATCAGCGAAGACGCGCGTGCCGTGGAAGATCCCACGTCGCGGAAGTCCCGCGCCGGCCGCGGCCGTCCGCCTCCGCCTGTCGCGTATCCATCGTTGATCGGTGGCCCACGCCGGATCCGCCGCGCCGCCGGAGTCCCGGCGGGTGCGCGACGGTCCGGCCCCGGGCCCCTATGAGCCGCGCTGCCGGCGGTATGCCTCGATCTGTCCGTGCAGGTCGTCGATCCGGGCGCTGAGGCGCTCGATCTCGCCGGCGCGCTCCGCCACCCGGCGCCTGAGTTCGGCGAACTCGTCGTCCGGGAGTGGTTCGGGACTCGTCGGCTGAATGGCTTCCCCGTTTCCGTCTGTGGCCATGGTCGCCACCTAAGGTCGCACGTGTGAGGGTGAACACCCGGTTACCCACCGGGACCACCTTTCACTCGCCGATCAGCCGGCCGGCACGTTCCCGCAGGCAGTACCGCTCCGGCAGGCGGACGCGCGCGCGGCAGCGGTCAGATCGGAGCCGCTCGCCCCGCCGCTTGAGTGGGCACGAGAAGCGGCGGCACCCGGCCCGCCGATCCTGACCGATCGACGCACCGGGTGCCGCCATCACCCCGCCCACGCGCTCCCGCCACCCCGAAGGACCGGCCACTGCCCACATGCGTGGCATGGGGACCGGCCGCCGCCCACTGCGGCCGGATCCCGGCGGGTGCGCGTGATCAGCGGGCGAACTGAAGCCAGTCGACGTTCACGAAGTCGGCCGGTTGGCCGCTGGCGAACGTCAGGAAGACCGTGTGGGTGCCGGTGATGCCGTTGCCGCCGAGCGCGCCCGCGACCGAGCGCCAGGACGACCAGCCACCGGTGTTGCCGACCGCGACCGTGCCCACCGGGGCGGCGGAGCGCGAGTCGAGGCGCACCTCGATCAGGCCGGAGACGCCGGTCGGCGCGCCGGACGCGGCCCGGACCGTGAACTGCCGGACCGGGTCGTTGCCGAACGCCACGTTGTCGAAGCGCAGCCAGTCGCCGTTCGCGACGTACGCCACCGAGCCGCCCTCGACCTGCGTGCCGGCCTGCGCGTCCGCGGTCTCGGCCTCCAGCGCGGCGAACGCGTTGCGGGTGCCGGTGGGCGCGGTGGCGACGGCCGACGCGGTGGCCGTGGCCGTAGCCGTGGCGACCGCGGAAGCGGACGGCCCGGGGTTCGGGTTCGACGACCCGAACGGCTCGATGGTCACCTCCCACGCCCGCGGTGCCGTGTCCTGGATGTAGGACGCGAAGTCCACCACGTCGTCGAACGCGAAGCCGTACGCCTTACCGTCCACCGTCTGCTCGTGGATGATCCGCGAGTAGTGGTTGCTGATCGGCGCCCGATAGAACGTCGACGGATCCGTGCTCGGCTGGTTCGGCTGGCTGATCAGCGTGGACCGGTTGAAGCCGGCGCCGAGGATGGCCGCGACCGGGCCGGTGATGCCGTCGTTCGGGGCCGCCAGCGCGCCGTCGCAGAAGAGCACGTCCTTGGTGGTCGGCTTCGCGAACGCCTTGACCCCCTTGTCGAACGTGAGCATCCCGCCGGTGACGCGGCCGGTGAACGTACCCGCGTTGGTCGTGGCTCTGAGGTCCGTGGTGGTGTATTTCGCCCACACCTCGTCGATCGCGGAGTCGAAGTACGACGCGGAGAAGAGACCGGCGCCGATGCCGTGGCCGGGCGCGACCACCCGCAGGTCGTCGCCGACGACCAGACGCCTGAAGTCCGGCAGCGCGCGGGCCGCCGCGAAGATCGCATCCCGGCCGCCCGGCTTGAGCACGCCGGTGACCTGCTCCTTCGAGCCGGTGAGCTTGATTCCCAGCGGGATGCTGAACATGTCGACCATGGTCGAGTTGCAGAACATGCCGGCGTCGCTGTGGGTGAACTCGACGCAGTCGTGCAGCACGGTGTAGCTGGGGTCGTTGGCCACCCAGCCGGCCGGGTACTGCAGCGCGGAGTTGCCGGCGCCGTCCGTGACGACCTTGAACTTCAGCTTGTCCTTGATCGCGAAGTACACGCGGCCGGACATCTTCGGCAGGTTGATCGTGGTGGTGCCGGTCGCGTTGAGCGTGACCGCGAGGTCGGCGAACCCGTCCGCGAGGTTGTCCGACGGCGAGCAGGGCGTGAACACGCCGCTCTGCTTGACGTAGCCCTGGCGGCCGGTGGCCAGCTCGGTGCCGACGATGTAGACGAAGATCTCGCCGTTGCCGAACCTGCCGGAGGAGTTGACGATCGTCATCGGCAGGCCGTCGGCGGCGAACGCCCGTGAGTTGATGGCCGTGGCCACGAGCGGGGCGCCGACCGCCACCGCACCGATGGCCGCGAGACCGAGGAACTTTCTCCGGGACGCCATGTGCAAACCGCCTCTTACCACACAAGTCACCAATTTTCTGGCGACTCAGCTGAATTGGACGTAAGCGAGTCTGTCCAACCGCACAATGGCAGGTCAACGGGTACGTACCCTAAGCATCCCTAAATCTGAGAGCGTTCTCTCAAAGCGCTTTCACAGTGTGATCAGCGGACCAACGCTCCGCGAAAGAACTCGGGTCGACCGCCTTCCCCCACAGCCAGCCCTGACACAGGCGCACGCCCAGCCGCCCGAGAACGTCACGCTGCGCCGTGCTCTCCACGCCCTCCGCGACCACGGTCAGCCCGAGCGCGGCGCTCATCGCGACCACCGCGCGGACGATCTCCTCGTCCGAGCTGCTGGCGCCGAGCCCGGAGACGAACGAACGGTCGATCTTCACGCTGGTCACCGGGTGCCGCCGCAGGTAGCCGAGCGACGAGAAGCCGGTGCCGAAGTCGTCCACCGAGATGGAGACGCCGAGCGCACGCAGGTCACGCAGCGCGCCCTCGCTGATCTCGCCGCCCTCCACCATCACCGACTCGGTGATCTCCAGAGCCACACACCGCGCGGGTACGCCGTGGGTGCGCAACGCCTCCGCGACCATCCCGGTGAAGCCCGGCTCGGTGAGCTGGCGCGGCGACACGTTGATCGACATCCAGAACTCGTCGCCGACCACGCCCTCGGCCCGCCACACCGCGAGTTGCCGCACCGCGTCCCGCAACACGAACGCGCCGACGCCGGTGATCAGCCGCGACTCCTCCGCGATCGGGATGAACACGTTCGGCCCGATCGCGCCCTTCTCCGGATGCTCCCACCGGACCAGCGCCTCCGCACCGCGCGGCCGCCCCGACTCCAGGTCGACGATCGGCTGGTAGAACACCCGCAACTCGTCGCGGGCCAGCGCGGAACGCAGCGCGCCCTCGATCTCCAGCCGCTCCTGCACGGCCCGCCGCATGGACGCGTCGAACACGGTCCACTTGCCGCGCCCGGCCGCCTTGGTCCGGTACATCGCGGTGTCCGCGTCCCGCATCAGCGAATCCGCGCTGCTGGTAGGCAGCTCAGCGTCCGCCCGGGTCGCCGCCACGATGCCCATCGACGCGGTGATCACCACCTCGGCCGGGCCGACCCGGGTCGGCGGCTCCACGCAGTCCACGATCTGCTGCGCCTGCTCCAGTGCCTCCGCCTCGGTGCCGCGCCGGACCACCACGAACTCGTCGCCGCCGATCCGCGCGACGGTCGCCTCCGGCGGCAACGTGTCGCGCAGCCGCTGCCCGATCCTCCGGATCAGCCGGTCGCCGGCCGGATGCCCCCACGAGTCGTTGACGAACTTGAAGCCGTCCAGGTCGAAGAAGAACACCCACACGGCGCCGCGCCCGGCCGGCTCCGCCAGCAGCTCCTCCAGGATCTGGGTGAGCCGGCGCCGGTTCGGCAGCCCGGTCAGCTCGTCGTGCGTGGCCTGGTACTCGAAGCGGGCCTGCGCGACCGCGTTCGCCTGCACCGCACTGATCGCGCGCAGGATCAGCAGCAGCACGATGACCGCGCCGCCGAGCCCGACGATCCAGCGCTCCACCCCGGTTCGCGGCGCGCCCGCGACGGTCAGCACGAACGGCGCCGCGACGGCCGGGATGATCACGGCGAGCCGGGCCAGCGACCACGGCTGGACCGGCAACGGCATCGCGCGGACCAGCTCGCGCGCGGTCGGGTGCAGCGCGGACGCGCCACCCAGCGTGTACGCCAGGAGGAACGGCACGTCCAGCACCGGCGACTTGTAGAACTCGCCCTGATTGCCGATGACCGCGTAGGCCAGGTCCCCAATGAAGATCAACACCATCATGCCGAGCAGCAGCCGGAACGCGGGCCGGCCCGCCACCGTGCTGAACGCCAGCATCACCACCAGCAACACCAGGATCGCGTCGAACGTCGGATAGAGCGCGGCCAGCACGGAGAAGATCAGCGGCCGATCCGGGAGGGACATCGCCGGGATCGCGAACAGCAGCGTGAAGACCGTGGAGGCACCGACACAGACGATCAGCCCGTCGATCACCGAATGCCGGTCGATCGCCCGCCGCCCGTAGGCGAAGTCGGCCAGCGCCGCGATCATCAGCACGTAGCCGGGCACGGTGAACGCCTCCGCCGGCAGCGCCGACCCGTAAGGCACGACGATCGGCCGCAGGATCGCACCGGTCAGCATGAACGCGCCCGCGGCACCGAGCGTGTGCCAGGCCCGGGCCGGACTGAAGTCGTTCATCGACGGGCTGGCGAAGCACGCCGCGACCGCACCCGCACCGATCAGCGCGAAGTCCAGCAACTGGGCGACGCCGACCACATACAGCCCGGTCGCGACCACTCCGACGAGCGCGAACATCCACCACAACCGGTCACGCCACCGGTCGCCGCCGTCCGCTTCAGCCCGCCCGCTCAGCAGTCCCACCCCTGAAGGTCGATGAACACCCTCCCGATCGGCAGGCCGTCCCGTTTCATTCGGCTTTCCGACACGGACCCGCCCCGGCGACCCACCGCGGATCCTCATCGATCCACCGAGGTAGCGTAGATCCTCTTGCCCGCCCACGGGACCCAAAAACCCGGTGAGGGCTCGGGTTTTCACCTGGCCCCGAGCCAGCAAGACCAAGATCGAGGAGCCGATCCTCCCACTTCCGGCGTGGGCGCGTTTCCAGAGCTCCCGCGGGCACCGGTCGGCCGCAGGCGGCCTCCCTTCCGGTCCCGTCGCCGGTCACCGAAGGCCTCACGAGTCCTTCACCACCTGAGGCGGGCTGGCCTCGGGCTCCGGGGACGGGCGTGACTCCCGGCGGGTGGGCGTCCGCTGGCCCGTCGGCCGCCACTGGAACGCGAACCACGGACGCCTCGCGGCGAATCGTTCAAGCGCTTCCCGCTGTCCGGTCCCGTTCTCGCCTCCGGCGGGCCTCGGACTCCGGGGGAAGGGCGCAGGTCAGCGAAGTCGATGCGCATCGCGCTGAATAAGCCTCCATGTCGGAAGCGGGCAAGCGGGTCTGTTCGGTCAGATCGTCACGGACGTGAGGTGCCGGGCGATGGCGACGGTCGCGGCGCCGCGGGCCCACCGGTCGAAGGGGAGGGGCCGGATCGTGATGGTGGCGCGGGCGGCGGCGCCGTAGGCGTGGGTGGTGATGGCGGCGCGGATGTGGGGTTCGAGGAGGGCGAAGCCGTCGAGGTGGTCGGCGGAGAAGACGACCAGTTCGGGGCCGAGCAGGTTGATGACGCCGCCGACCGCCTGTCCGATGGCGCGGCCCGCCTCGGCGAATGCCTCGCCGACCCGCGGGTCGCCGAGGCGGGCCAACTCGATGGCGCGGTCCAGCGTGACCGCGGGGGCGTCGATCGCCTCGGCGACGCGCCGCAGCAGTGCGGGCTCGGACGCGATCGCCTCGAGGCAGCCGCGGGCGCCGCAGTAGCACTTGGGGCCGCCGCGGTCGATCGGCACGTGGCCGAGTTCGCCGGCGACGCCGTGTGCGCCGGTCAGCACCCGGCCGTCGACGACCAGGCCGCTGGTGACGCCGGATCCGACCGCGACCAGCAGGAACGAGCGCGCGTCCGCGCCGGCGCCGAACCAGTTCTCCGCCTCGGTGAGCGCGCGGATGTCGTTGTCCGCGACCGTGGGCACGCCGGTCGCGGCGGTGCAGAGCGCGGCGAGCGGTACGTCGTGCCAGCCGAGGAACGGCTCGTAGCGGGCCACGCCGGTGGTCCGGTCGACGTCGCCGGCGACGGAGACGCCGAGCCCGCTCACCGGGCCGAGGCCGTCGACCAGGCGGGCGATGGCACGAACCACGTCCGGCGGGGTGCGTGCGTCGCCGAGCGGCGCGTGCACGGTGGTGCGGACGACCGCGCGCAGGTCGGTGACCACGCCGATCAGCTCGCCGGCGGTGACCTTGACGCCGGCGAAGAACTCGCGGTCGGTGCGCACGTCGAGCGCGGCGGCGGGGCGGCCGATCCGGCCTGGGCCGCCGCCGGCCGTGGTCTCGGTGAGGTAGCCGGAGTCGATCAGCGAGCGGGTCAGTTTCGCGATCGTGGGCTGGGACAGGCCGGTGCGCGCCTCCAGGTCGGCGCGCCGCAGCGGTCCGGCGGCCAGCACCGCCCGGACGATCGAGGTTATCGATGACCGGCGATCCATGGACGGGCACGTTAATCAATGGACTTTCATTCGTCAAGCATTGAAGTGTTTCGGGCGTGAGAACTAAGGTGCCGTCGTGGACCTCCCCTCGGAAGACCGGACCCGCTCGCCGCTCACCGGCTGGACGCGCGCGCACTGGGAGGCGATGGCCGACCACCTGCTGGAGGCCGTCGTGCCGTACGCCGTGCCCGGTTTCGCCCAGATTCGGCTGCCCGGCCGCACCAGCTGGGCCGGCGTCGAATCCGACGGCTTCGAGGGCTTCGCGCGCACGTTCCTGCTGGCCGGCACGCGCATCGCGGGAGACCGGGGCGAGACCCCGAGAGCCAGGATCCTGATCGAGCGGTACGCGGAGGGCCTCGCCGCCGGAACGGATCCGCGCAGTCGGTACGCCTGGCCCGCGATCGAGGACTACTCGCAGCCGATCGTCGAGGCCGCGTCCGTGGCGCTGATGCTGGCCGAGACCCGCCCCTGGCTCTGGGACCGGCTCGACCGCGACACGCAGCGGACCGTGCACCGCTGGCTCGAGGGAATCGTCGGCAAGCACCCCTGGCCGTGCAACTGGCTGCTGTTCCAGGTGGTGATCGAGCAGTTCCTGGCGGACACCGGCGGCCGCTTCCGGCAGGACGAGATCGACGGCGGGCTGGACGCGATCGAGGGCTGGTATCAGGGCGGCGGCTGGTACTCGGACGGCGCCGGCCAGCACTACGACCACTACGCCGGCTGGGCCATGCACCTCTATCCGCTGCTCTGGGCGCGCATGCCGGGCGCGGCCGGCAGCGACCGGGTGGTGCGCTACCGGGAGCGGCTCCACGCGTTCCTGGCGGACTTCCGGCTGATGTTCGGCGCCGACGGCGCGCCGATGCACCAGGGCCGGTCGCTGACCTACCGGTACGCGGCCGCGGCCGCGCTGTGGACCGGCGCGCTCGCGGACGCCACGCCGCTGCCACCGGGCGAGACGCGGCGGCTGGCGTCCGGCACGCTGCGCTACTTCGCGGACCGGGGCGCGCCGGACGAGGCCGGGCTGCTGCGGCTCGGCTACCACGGGCAGTTCCTGCCGATCACCCAGCCGTACTCCGGGCCGGCGTCGCCGTACTGGGCGGCGAAGGGCTTCGTGGGGCTGCTGCTGCCGGCCGACCACCCGGCGTGGACCGCGACCGAGGAGCCGGCCGCGGTCGAGCGCGGGGACTTCCACCGGGCGCTGCCGGCGCCGGGCTGGCTGCTGCACGGGACCCGGGCGGACGGCGTGGTGCGGCTCTACAACCACGGCAGCGACCACATCAAGGTGCCGGAGGAGCTCGGCGACGATCCGGAGCGGGACGATCCGCACTACGCGAAGATCGGCTACAGCACGCACACCGCGCCGGAGACGGAGGCGCGGGCGTGGGAGGCGGACGTGGACGGGCACACCGGGCTGGTGCCGCCCGGCGGCGGGCCGGTCACCCGGCGGCGGCGCATCCACCGGATCGGCGTCGCGGACGGGTTCGCGGCGTCGTACTACGTCGACGGGGACGTGCGGGTGGAGACCGCGAGCGTGCTGTGCGGGCGGGCGGGCGAGCTGCGGGTGGAGCGGATCACCGGGCCGGCCGGGTGGTCGCCGCGGACCGGCGGGTTCGCGATCGCGGGTGAGGTGACGCCCGCGGGGCGCGCACACGAACGTACCGCCGAGGTGGTGGGCTCTGCGGGGTTGACCAGCCGAATCGTGGGACTGCTGGGCTGGTCGGCCGCGGGCGTGCAGCGGATGTCCGGCGCGAACGCGTTCGGGAGCCGGTCGGCCACGCCGTATCTGACCGCACCCGACGTGAACGACAACGCTTACTACGTCGCCCTGATAACGCTTTCCGGCGATATTTCGGACAGGACGCCGGAAGTCACGCAGCAAGGGGACGAGGTGGTGGCGGTTCTCGCGGACGGGGAGGAGATCCGCGTGCGCCTCGGCGAAGCCCCCCGATTCTCCCGCCGTCCTCCACACGGCGGGCCGTCCATCACCTGGGATCCGACCGTCCCATAACGCCCACATTGGAGGTCGGCATGTCCATCCGTACCCACGTCGCCGTTTGCCTGGTCCTTGCCGCTTCAGCGGCGCTCCTCGCCGCTCCTGCCTCGGCCGCGCCCGTCACGATCACCAACGCGGTGCAGTTCCGGGACACCGCCGGGAATCCGCTGCACGCGCACGGCGGCGGCATCCTCAAGCACGGCTCCTACTACTACTGGTTCGGCGAGAACCGGAACGCGAACAACACGTTCCGGGCCGTCTCCGTCTACCGCTCCACGGACCTGCGGAACTGGGAGTTCCGCAACGACGTGCTGACCCAGTCGTCGGCCGCGGAGCTGCAGGTCGCGAACATCGAGCGGCCCAAGGTGATCTACAACGCGAGCACCGGCCAGTTCGTGATGTGGATGCACAAGGAGAACGGCGTCGACTACGGGGAGGCGCGCGCGGCGGTCGCGGTCTCCGGCACGGTCGACGGCGACTACACCTACCGCGGCAGCTTCCGACCTCTCGGCCAGCACATGTCGCGGGACATCACCGCGTTCGTGGACACCGACGGCACCGGTTACATGATCTCCGCGGCGAACGAGAACTACGACCTGCACGTCTACCGGCTGACCGCGGACTACACGAACACGGCCGCGCTGGTCCGCTCCTGGCCCGGCGACCACCGCGAGGCCCCGGCGCTGTTCAAGCGCGACGGCGTCTACTTCATGCTCACCTCCGGCGCCACCGGCTGGAACCCCAACCAGGCGAAATATTCAACATCAACTTCCATCGGGGGTACGTGGAGCGCCTGGCAGAACGTCGGCGACAGCGTGACGTTCGGGTCGCAGAGCACGTTCGTGCTGCCGGTCGGCAACGCGTTCCTGTACATGGGCGACCGCTGGGGCAACTCGATCGGCGGCACGGTCAACGACTCGCAGTACGTGTGGCTGCCGATCACGTTCCCGTCCGCGACGAGCATGAGCCTCTCCTACGCGCCGGAGCTGTCGATCGACGCCGCGGCCGGCACGGTGACCGGGGTGACGTCGTCCTACGTCAACCTGGTCGCCCGCCACTCCGGCAAGTGCGCGGACGTGGTGAACGGCGGTTCGGCCGACAACGCCGAGGCCGTGCAGTACGCCTGCGGCACCGGGCACAACCAGCAGTTCTTCCTCAAGCCGCTGGGCAACGGGTACGTGCAGATCCAGGCCCGGCACAGCGCGCGCTGCCTGGACGTCACCTCCGGCAACACCGCGGACGGCGCGCGCGTCATCCAGTACGCGTGCGGGCTCGGCACGAA
Coding sequences within it:
- a CDS encoding MFS transporter; its protein translation is MRAFFLSRDFARLWTASAVSNIGDGVTMAAGPLLVASVSGSPAAIAGAVFVQQLPWLLFALVSGAFVDRLDRRRLVVAVNLMRALALSALTLAVAGGTVTVPLIYTVLFLLGTGETLADTATGALLPSTVPVDDLPAANARLYATFTIGNQFVAKPLGAWLFVVSAAVPFGVDALTFAISAALIAGLRPVPAAVEGAPLHQGSMRAAIGEGLRWLWRHRLLRTLAVSMGFGNIAFSAAFAVFVLYCRDRLGLAETGYGLLLTAFAVGGLLGTLIATRLTRRFGAAAVLRAGLIIEVATHLTLARVTTPWPAAAIIVVFSVHASVWGITATSLRQRLVPAGLRGRVGSAYALLDLGGAALGSLLGGLLAGAWGLTTPFWLAAAAMTLIAILAWHPLREATRA
- a CDS encoding beta-1,3-glucanase family protein encodes the protein MASRRKFLGLAAIGAVAVGAPLVATAINSRAFAADGLPMTIVNSSGRFGNGEIFVYIVGTELATGRQGYVKQSGVFTPCSPSDNLADGFADLAVTLNATGTTTINLPKMSGRVYFAIKDKLKFKVVTDGAGNSALQYPAGWVANDPSYTVLHDCVEFTHSDAGMFCNSTMVDMFSIPLGIKLTGSKEQVTGVLKPGGRDAIFAAARALPDFRRLVVGDDLRVVAPGHGIGAGLFSASYFDSAIDEVWAKYTTTDLRATTNAGTFTGRVTGGMLTFDKGVKAFAKPTTKDVLFCDGALAAPNDGITGPVAAILGAGFNRSTLISQPNQPSTDPSTFYRAPISNHYSRIIHEQTVDGKAYGFAFDDVVDFASYIQDTAPRAWEVTIEPFGSSNPNPGPSASAVATATATATASAVATAPTGTRNAFAALEAETADAQAGTQVEGGSVAYVANGDWLRFDNVAFGNDPVRQFTVRAASGAPTGVSGLIEVRLDSRSAAPVGTVAVGNTGGWSSWRSVAGALGGNGITGTHTVFLTFASGQPADFVNVDWLQFAR
- a CDS encoding putative bifunctional diguanylate cyclase/phosphodiesterase is translated as MGLLSGRAEADGGDRWRDRLWWMFALVGVVATGLYVVGVAQLLDFALIGAGAVAACFASPSMNDFSPARAWHTLGAAGAFMLTGAILRPIVVPYGSALPAEAFTVPGYVLMIAALADFAYGRRAIDRHSVIDGLIVCVGASTVFTLLFAIPAMSLPDRPLIFSVLAALYPTFDAILVLLVVMLAFSTVAGRPAFRLLLGMMVLIFIGDLAYAVIGNQGEFYKSPVLDVPFLLAYTLGGASALHPTARELVRAMPLPVQPWSLARLAVIIPAVAAPFVLTVAGAPRTGVERWIVGLGGAVIVLLLILRAISAVQANAVAQARFEYQATHDELTGLPNRRRLTQILEELLAEPAGRGAVWVFFFDLDGFKFVNDSWGHPAGDRLIRRIGQRLRDTLPPEATVARIGGDEFVVVRRGTEAEALEQAQQIVDCVEPPTRVGPAEVVITASMGIVAATRADAELPTSSADSLMRDADTAMYRTKAAGRGKWTVFDASMRRAVQERLEIEGALRSALARDELRVFYQPIVDLESGRPRGAEALVRWEHPEKGAIGPNVFIPIAEESRLITGVGAFVLRDAVRQLAVWRAEGVVGDEFWMSINVSPRQLTEPGFTGMVAEALRTHGVPARCVALEITESVMVEGGEISEGALRDLRALGVSISVDDFGTGFSSLGYLRRHPVTSVKIDRSFVSGLGASSSDEEIVRAVVAMSAALGLTVVAEGVESTAQRDVLGRLGVRLCQGWLWGKAVDPSSFAERWSADHTVKAL
- a CDS encoding ROK family protein; protein product: MDRRSSITSIVRAVLAAGPLRRADLEARTGLSQPTIAKLTRSLIDSGYLTETTAGGGPGRIGRPAAALDVRTDREFFAGVKVTAGELIGVVTDLRAVVRTTVHAPLGDARTPPDVVRAIARLVDGLGPVSGLGVSVAGDVDRTTGVARYEPFLGWHDVPLAALCTAATGVPTVADNDIRALTEAENWFGAGADARSFLLVAVGSGVTSGLVVDGRVLTGAHGVAGELGHVPIDRGGPKCYCGARGCLEAIASEPALLRRVAEAIDAPAVTLDRAIELARLGDPRVGEAFAEAGRAIGQAVGGVINLLGPELVVFSADHLDGFALLEPHIRAAITTHAYGAAARATITIRPLPFDRWARGAATVAIARHLTSVTI
- a CDS encoding DUF2264 domain-containing protein produces the protein MDLPSEDRTRSPLTGWTRAHWEAMADHLLEAVVPYAVPGFAQIRLPGRTSWAGVESDGFEGFARTFLLAGTRIAGDRGETPRARILIERYAEGLAAGTDPRSRYAWPAIEDYSQPIVEAASVALMLAETRPWLWDRLDRDTQRTVHRWLEGIVGKHPWPCNWLLFQVVIEQFLADTGGRFRQDEIDGGLDAIEGWYQGGGWYSDGAGQHYDHYAGWAMHLYPLLWARMPGAAGSDRVVRYRERLHAFLADFRLMFGADGAPMHQGRSLTYRYAAAAALWTGALADATPLPPGETRRLASGTLRYFADRGAPDEAGLLRLGYHGQFLPITQPYSGPASPYWAAKGFVGLLLPADHPAWTATEEPAAVERGDFHRALPAPGWLLHGTRADGVVRLYNHGSDHIKVPEELGDDPERDDPHYAKIGYSTHTAPETEARAWEADVDGHTGLVPPGGGPVTRRRRIHRIGVADGFAASYYVDGDVRVETASVLCGRAGELRVERITGPAGWSPRTGGFAIAGEVTPAGRAHERTAEVVGSAGLTSRIVGLLGWSAAGVQRMSGANAFGSRSATPYLTAPDVNDNAYYVALITLSGDISDRTPEVTQQGDEVVAVLADGEEIRVRLGEAPRFSRRPPHGGPSITWDPTVP
- a CDS encoding RICIN domain-containing protein, which encodes MSIRTHVAVCLVLAASAALLAAPASAAPVTITNAVQFRDTAGNPLHAHGGGILKHGSYYYWFGENRNANNTFRAVSVYRSTDLRNWEFRNDVLTQSSAAELQVANIERPKVIYNASTGQFVMWMHKENGVDYGEARAAVAVSGTVDGDYTYRGSFRPLGQHMSRDITAFVDTDGTGYMISAANENYDLHVYRLTADYTNTAALVRSWPGDHREAPALFKRDGVYFMLTSGATGWNPNQAKYSTSTSIGGTWSAWQNVGDSVTFGSQSTFVLPVGNAFLYMGDRWGNSIGGTVNDSQYVWLPITFPSATSMSLSYAPELSIDAAAGTVTGVTSSYVNLVARHSGKCADVVNGGSADNAEAVQYACGTGHNQQFFLKPLGNGYVQIQARHSARCLDVTSGNTADGARVIQYACGLGTNQQWQVQDAGSGHVRLVARHSGRCLDVISASTSDSARLAQYGCNGGANQQWLRRTP